A stretch of the Gemmatimonadota bacterium genome encodes the following:
- a CDS encoding succinylglutamate desuccinylase/aspartoacylase family protein, producing MRALLASLLALAVVSPALPAQAVDSLPTLTVGSATAHRGERVYGTLVIPAGVDSGTTIQVAVIHGAAPGPIVAFVSGAHGTEYTSIVAMTRLIDRLNPAQLHGSVIVVPLLNVASFEQMVPHVNPVDRKGMNTQYPGDVTGTQTVRVLASVAQNVVRIADVVVDVHGGDLDEDLRPYSYWIRTGVVSQDSASRKLALAFGLDMIIVRDIDLANPASTRSLSGYALSLGKTTFVAEAGHSGLVTAEETAMLVEGSANLLSSMKMMTHPMKPVVHPLWVGPDERVRAEGGGMFYATVKRGVTIAKGARVGFITDYVGRRTGDVVAPQDGVVSFIRGVPSLSKGATIVTVTKRYEGAPPAYAKPKP from the coding sequence ATGCGCGCACTCCTCGCTTCTCTCCTCGCGCTGGCTGTGGTCTCGCCGGCGCTTCCCGCTCAGGCGGTTGATTCCCTCCCCACGCTCACCGTGGGATCCGCGACCGCTCACCGCGGCGAACGCGTGTACGGCACGCTCGTGATTCCGGCCGGCGTGGACTCCGGTACTACCATTCAGGTGGCCGTGATTCACGGTGCGGCGCCGGGGCCGATCGTCGCCTTCGTCTCCGGGGCGCACGGCACCGAATACACCTCCATTGTCGCCATGACACGGCTGATCGATCGTCTCAACCCTGCGCAGCTGCACGGGTCGGTGATCGTCGTGCCGCTGCTCAACGTCGCGTCCTTTGAGCAGATGGTGCCGCACGTAAACCCCGTGGACCGCAAAGGGATGAACACGCAGTACCCTGGCGATGTCACCGGCACGCAGACGGTGCGCGTACTCGCCTCCGTCGCGCAGAATGTCGTGCGCATTGCGGATGTGGTGGTGGACGTACACGGCGGCGACCTCGACGAAGATCTGCGCCCGTATAGTTATTGGATTCGCACCGGCGTCGTCTCACAGGACAGCGCGTCACGCAAACTCGCGCTCGCCTTTGGCCTCGACATGATCATCGTGCGCGATATCGACCTCGCGAACCCGGCCAGCACACGTAGCCTCAGCGGCTACGCGCTCTCACTCGGCAAAACCACCTTCGTCGCGGAAGCCGGCCACTCGGGGCTCGTCACCGCCGAAGAAACAGCCATGCTCGTGGAAGGGTCGGCCAACCTCCTCAGTTCAATGAAGATGATGACCCACCCCATGAAACCGGTGGTGCATCCCCTCTGGGTGGGGCCGGACGAACGCGTGCGCGCAGAGGGCGGCGGCATGTTCTACGCCACCGTCAAGCGCGGCGTCACCATCGCCAAAGGCGCGCGCGTTGGATTCATCACTGATTACGTTGGCCGTCGCACCGGCGACGTGGTGGCACCACAGGACGGTGTGGTGAGTTTCATTCGCGGCGTCCCATCCCTTTCCAAAGGCGCAACGATCGTCACCGTCACCAAGCGGTACGAGGGCGCGCCCCCAGCCTACGCCAAGCCAAAGCCATGA
- a CDS encoding creatininase family protein encodes MTARPWILAETTWAEVRGTAYSVAVLPWGATEAHNYHLPYATDNIQSDAVAAEAARRAWERGTKAIVLPCIPYGVNTGQLDIPLCINMNPSTQSAVLADICSALEGHGVRKLVIVNGHGGNDFKQIIRELQPRTAVFLSTINWYKVVDPKGHFADLGDHAGELETSVMQHIAADLVRPLSSAGDGAEKKSKLRGIREGWAWAPRQWTKVSADTGIGNPAAATAEKGARFFDLVCEQIAGYFTELAALDTAAPYA; translated from the coding sequence ATGACCGCTCGTCCGTGGATTCTCGCCGAAACAACATGGGCCGAAGTACGCGGCACCGCGTACAGTGTCGCCGTGCTTCCGTGGGGCGCGACCGAAGCGCATAACTACCACCTTCCCTACGCCACCGACAACATCCAGAGCGATGCGGTGGCCGCCGAAGCCGCGCGTCGCGCCTGGGAGCGCGGAACCAAAGCGATTGTCCTCCCCTGCATTCCGTACGGCGTGAACACGGGCCAGCTCGACATTCCGCTCTGCATCAACATGAATCCCTCCACGCAGTCTGCCGTGCTGGCCGATATCTGCTCAGCGCTGGAGGGACACGGCGTTCGAAAGTTGGTGATCGTCAACGGCCACGGCGGGAATGATTTCAAACAGATCATTCGTGAGCTGCAGCCGCGCACGGCTGTCTTTCTCTCGACGATCAACTGGTACAAGGTCGTGGATCCCAAGGGGCACTTCGCCGACCTCGGCGATCACGCAGGCGAGTTGGAGACGAGCGTCATGCAGCACATCGCGGCCGATCTCGTGCGTCCGTTGAGCAGCGCCGGCGATGGCGCCGAGAAGAAGTCGAAGCTCCGCGGGATTCGCGAAGGATGGGCTTGGGCGCCGCGCCAATGGACCAAGGTCAGCGCCGACACGGGCATCGGGAATCCCGCTGCTGCCACGGCGGAGAAAGGCGCGCGCTTCTTCGACTTGGTGTGCGAGCAGATCGCGGGCTATTTCACCGAACTCGCCGCACTCGACACGGCCGCGCCGTACGCCTAA
- a CDS encoding MATE family efflux transporter translates to MLPLAQLRPTSGELREMLRLAWPIVLAQVGVMMMGVVDTAMVGRVSPDAIAAVALAHIYWSNLFLFGMGLLLVLDPIVSQAVGAKDTVGVARGVQRGVIMAVVLSVLMSVAMWPVEPFFRSMHQPDGVVPITASVIHWLIFGVLPSFLFVVFRQSLQAMGTARAIVVSIIVANVLNVVLNWVLIYGHWGAPALGPAGSAIATVISRWVTLAIIVAGGWSHLRPTIRPWLPESFALKPMVRMLAIGLPVALQQLLEMAVFSMGGLVIGTFGVVPLAGHEIVLNLASITFMVPVGVGAAAAAMVGRAIGRDDVSAARRDAVAALAVGVGFMTFAMLAFTLLPRFIASGFAADAATVAMASSLLPIAGLFQVFDGIQCVSAGILRGTGDTRVPMLLHLGGFWGVGIPLGLALSLWAGMGPAGIWWGYVGSLIAVAFLQLSRVRWRLMQDIKRLHIEH, encoded by the coding sequence ATGCTGCCCCTCGCGCAGCTCCGCCCCACGAGCGGCGAACTGCGCGAGATGCTGCGGCTCGCGTGGCCGATTGTGCTCGCGCAGGTCGGCGTGATGATGATGGGCGTCGTAGACACCGCGATGGTGGGGCGCGTGTCGCCCGACGCCATTGCCGCTGTGGCGCTCGCACATATCTACTGGTCGAACCTCTTCCTCTTCGGGATGGGGCTCCTGTTGGTTCTCGACCCAATCGTGTCACAGGCCGTTGGCGCCAAAGACACGGTGGGCGTGGCGCGCGGGGTGCAGCGCGGCGTGATCATGGCCGTGGTGCTGAGCGTGCTGATGTCGGTGGCGATGTGGCCGGTGGAGCCATTCTTTCGTTCGATGCATCAGCCAGATGGCGTGGTGCCGATCACGGCGAGTGTGATTCACTGGCTGATATTTGGTGTGCTGCCGTCGTTTTTGTTTGTGGTGTTCCGGCAATCACTGCAGGCCATGGGCACGGCGCGCGCCATTGTGGTGTCGATTATCGTGGCGAATGTGCTGAACGTGGTGCTGAACTGGGTGTTGATTTACGGGCATTGGGGCGCACCCGCGCTCGGCCCCGCCGGTTCGGCGATTGCCACGGTGATCAGCCGGTGGGTGACACTGGCGATCATTGTGGCTGGCGGGTGGTCGCATCTGCGGCCTACAATCCGCCCGTGGTTGCCCGAGAGCTTCGCGCTGAAGCCCATGGTGCGAATGCTCGCGATTGGACTTCCGGTGGCCTTGCAACAGCTGCTCGAGATGGCGGTGTTTTCGATGGGCGGGTTAGTGATCGGAACTTTTGGCGTTGTGCCGCTCGCGGGACACGAAATTGTGTTGAACTTGGCGTCCATCACTTTCATGGTGCCGGTGGGAGTCGGCGCGGCAGCAGCGGCGATGGTCGGCCGGGCGATTGGCCGCGACGACGTGTCCGCCGCGCGGCGCGACGCGGTGGCCGCCCTCGCCGTGGGGGTTGGGTTCATGACTTTCGCCATGCTGGCGTTCACCCTCCTCCCGCGGTTCATCGCGAGCGGCTTTGCCGCGGACGCCGCCACCGTCGCTATGGCGTCGTCGCTCCTTCCCATTGCGGGGCTCTTTCAGGTGTTCGACGGAATCCAGTGCGTGTCCGCCGGCATCCTGCGCGGCACCGGCGACACGCGGGTGCCCATGCTCCTCCACCTCGGCGGCTTTTGGGGAGTCGGGATCCCGCTGGGGCTCGCCCTCTCGCTCTGGGCCGGAATGGGCCCCGCGGGGATCTGGTGGGGCTATGTGGGGAGCCTGATTGCCGTCGCCTTCCTGCAACTCAGCCGCGTGCGCTGGCGGCTGATGCAGGACATCAAACGACTACACATCGAGCATTAG
- the guaA gene encoding glutamine-hydrolyzing GMP synthase, with protein sequence MAGVMSSRILILDCGSQFTQLIARRVREARVYSEIHPTTRSLQWIRDWKPTGIILSGGPNSVTDEGAPTFDRAILDVAPVLGVCYGLQWITHTEGGTVVAGGGREYGRADITIEEPSGMFAGFDKGERTTVWMSHGDHVETPPPGYVLTAGSAGNVVAGIRHATKPIHAIQFHSEVAHTVRGAEIIANFLFGVCKAEPDWTPGSFIDNEIAKIRALVGTKKVICGLSGGVDSSVAAALVHRAIGDQLTCVFVDTGLLRLHEREQVERTMGQHLGIKLVTVRAEERFLQALAGEGDPEKKRKAIGHAFIDVFEEATAEAGENAEFLVQGTLYPDVIESVSAKGGPSATIKTHHNVGGLKPDMKFKLIEPLRELFKDEVRNVGRELGLPEEMVGRHPFPGPGLAIRVLGEVTEERLDTLRKADAIYLEEIRSAGLYNDIWQAFAVFLPIRSVGVMGDGRTYEYVIALRAVTSTDGMTADWFSFPHEVLARMSNRIINEVKGVNRVVYDISSKPPATIEWE encoded by the coding sequence ATGGCAGGTGTAATGAGTTCGCGTATCCTGATTCTCGATTGCGGGTCGCAGTTCACGCAGCTCATTGCGCGGCGGGTGCGCGAGGCGCGCGTGTACTCGGAGATTCATCCCACCACGCGGTCGCTACAATGGATTCGCGACTGGAAGCCAACGGGAATCATTCTGAGTGGTGGCCCAAACTCCGTCACGGATGAGGGCGCTCCCACTTTTGACCGTGCCATTCTCGACGTAGCGCCGGTGCTTGGCGTCTGCTACGGACTGCAGTGGATCACGCACACCGAGGGCGGCACGGTGGTCGCAGGCGGCGGCCGCGAGTATGGTCGCGCGGACATCACGATTGAGGAGCCGTCGGGCATGTTCGCGGGCTTCGACAAGGGAGAGCGCACCACGGTATGGATGAGCCACGGCGACCATGTGGAGACGCCGCCGCCAGGGTACGTGCTCACGGCGGGGAGTGCCGGCAACGTGGTGGCGGGCATTCGCCATGCCACCAAGCCGATTCACGCGATTCAGTTTCACTCGGAAGTGGCGCATACGGTGCGCGGCGCCGAGATCATTGCGAACTTTTTGTTTGGCGTGTGCAAGGCGGAGCCGGATTGGACGCCGGGGTCCTTTATTGACAACGAGATTGCCAAGATCCGCGCGCTCGTTGGTACCAAGAAGGTGATCTGCGGGCTCTCTGGTGGCGTCGATAGTTCGGTGGCGGCGGCGTTGGTGCATCGCGCTATTGGCGATCAGCTCACCTGCGTGTTCGTGGACACCGGGCTCCTGCGTCTGCACGAGCGCGAGCAGGTGGAACGCACCATGGGGCAGCACCTCGGCATCAAGCTCGTGACGGTGCGCGCGGAGGAGCGCTTTTTGCAGGCGCTCGCAGGCGAAGGAGACCCGGAGAAGAAGCGCAAAGCCATCGGCCACGCGTTTATTGATGTGTTTGAAGAAGCGACTGCCGAAGCCGGCGAGAATGCTGAGTTCTTGGTGCAGGGCACGCTGTACCCCGATGTGATTGAGAGCGTGAGCGCCAAGGGCGGCCCGAGCGCGACGATCAAGACGCACCACAACGTGGGCGGCCTCAAGCCGGACATGAAGTTCAAGCTCATTGAGCCGTTGCGTGAGCTGTTCAAGGATGAAGTGCGTAATGTGGGGCGCGAACTTGGGCTCCCCGAGGAGATGGTGGGGCGCCATCCGTTCCCAGGGCCAGGGCTCGCGATTCGCGTGCTCGGCGAAGTGACGGAGGAACGGCTCGATACGCTGCGCAAAGCCGATGCGATCTACCTCGAGGAAATTCGCAGCGCTGGATTGTATAACGACATCTGGCAGGCCTTCGCCGTGTTTCTCCCCATTCGCTCGGTGGGCGTGATGGGCGACGGTCGCACCTACGAGTATGTGATTGCACTGCGTGCGGTCACGAGCACGGACGGTATGACCGCGGACTGGTTCTCCTTCCCGCATGAAGTGTTGGCGCGGATGTCGAACCGCATTATCAACGAAGTGAAGGGCGTGAACCGCGTGGTGTACGACATCAGTTCCAAGCCGCCGGCCACCATCGAGTGGGAGTAG
- a CDS encoding YfcE family phosphodiesterase translates to MLIGLISDTHDRVPAVAELLKQMVERGVGMVLHAGDYCSPFALKPFQDANVALAGVFGRNDGDPEGLRAFAAQGMGLELFESPHSITIGEHKILIVHDIGDVAARSVKAHHVVVHGNEHQQSMKTRGDTLIINPGEACGWIHGAPTAAVLDLDSKHVEFIKLSDPKWQV, encoded by the coding sequence ATGCTCATCGGATTGATCTCGGATACGCATGATCGGGTGCCGGCCGTTGCCGAATTGCTCAAGCAGATGGTGGAGCGCGGCGTCGGCATGGTGCTGCACGCGGGCGATTACTGCTCCCCGTTTGCGCTCAAGCCGTTTCAGGATGCGAATGTGGCGCTGGCAGGCGTCTTTGGGCGCAACGACGGTGACCCTGAGGGGCTCCGCGCCTTTGCGGCACAGGGGATGGGGCTCGAACTCTTTGAATCGCCGCACAGCATCACCATTGGTGAGCACAAGATTCTCATTGTGCACGACATTGGCGATGTGGCTGCGCGGTCGGTGAAGGCGCACCACGTGGTGGTGCACGGCAACGAGCACCAGCAGTCCATGAAGACGCGCGGTGACACGTTGATTATCAATCCCGGCGAGGCGTGCGGATGGATTCATGGCGCTCCAACGGCAGCCGTGCTCGATCTCGACAGCAAACACGTAGAGTTCATCAAGTTGTCCGACCCGAAATGGCAGGTGTAA